CAGCCTAACCTGGAAAAGGTTGGCCGGTTTGCCGAGGGAACGGCAGTGCCCCTCTTTGGGCGTATTTCCAGGTTCCTGCTACACTACTATCAGATTCCGCCTACGAACAAATGATTCGATAAACAGCAATGAGAGCCATCGTCCGCCAGTTTGTCTTGTCTGTTATGTGGGGCGCCGTAAAGCGCCGTTTTAAGGCTGAGAATCCCTATGTCATTGCAGTGACTGGGAGCGTGGGAAAGACATCCACCAAAGAGGCTATTGCCACTATGCTAGAGGCTGCAGGGAAGCCGGTGGTGAAAACCATTGCCAACTTGGCAACCGATACGGGCATCCCTTTGTCCCTCCTTGGCTTTGGCGAAAAAGTACGGGGCGGTAGCGCGTGGATTAAGGTTATCATTCGCTCACTCACCGCAATGTTTCCTGCCCCAGCGGCAAAACCGTACTGGGTGCTTGAGTACTCTTCCGACAAGCCCGGCGACTTGGCATTTTTAGGCAAGCGCGTACCGGTAGACGTAGTGGTGGTTACTTCTGGTGGCCCTGTGCATATGGAGTATTACAAAACTCAGGAAGCGGTGGTGGCGGAGCTGGCGGATCTTCTCAACTACCGTCGTTCTGGTGGGTATGTTGTCATAAATGGCGACGACCCATTCCTGAAAGAAGCGACCTGGCCCGAAGAAACTGTTACCTTTGGCGTTGCCGGCCTTACCAAGAACCAAGCCAAGGTGGATATACGCGGCAAAGTTACCAATCTCACTCCCAAGGGAATGAGTTGCGAATTTAGCTCGGACACCAAGGTATCGGCAGAATCGCTTATCCGGAATACCCAGGGTGTACTTGAAGCCACGGTGGCAGTAGTAGGTAAACAGCAACTGGCGCCACTCGTAGCAGCCGTGGCTATTGGGGCGAAAGAGGGCCTCATGCCTAACGACCTCAAAAAGGGAGTGGAAGCGTACCAGGTTCCTGCAGGGCGTGGCCGCCTTATTGCGGGCATAAAGGATGTCACTATTGTGGATGATTCCGCTAACGCTTCTCCTGAGGCTGCCGTGGCTGGCGTGGCCATGTTGCGTCCTTGGGCCCAGGGCCGGCGCACGGTCGCCATCCTTGGCACCATGAACGAAATGGGGGAGGTGGCTGTTGAGGCACACCAGGAAGTGGCAGCTGCCGCCGCAAAGTCAGTGGATTTCTTTGTGGCACTCGGCCAGTTTGCCGATGAAATGGTTGATGCGGCCAAAAAAGCCGGTATGCCCGGCCATCATGTGTTGGGCTTTGATACGCCAGAAAAACTCTTTACCCATCTGGATCAGATCGTAGAGAGGAATGATATTATTTATGTGAAAGCATCGCAGAACGGCATGCGCCTTGAACGCCTTGTGAAGCGTCTCATGGCAAAGCCTGATACTGCTGCAGAGCTTCTCGTCCGTCAGTCTAACGCTTGGAAGGAATAACATATGGCGGTACTCACCATCCCCACACAAGATCTGAAAGAGACCGTACTTTTCGTGGTCGCCTCCTTTGTCATTGCCATACTCGTGGCGCCGATTCTTACCAATTTCCTCTACAAGAACCGGTTGGGTAAGCGGCTCCGTCAACATGGTGCAGATGGCAAGGCAGCCCCTATTTTCTCCAAGCTCCATGAGTCAAAAGCAGGGACCCCAGTAATGGGTGGCCTGTTGTTTTGGGTTACCACTGCGGTTCTTACTGCACTCTTCCACTTGGACCGCGGACAGACCTGGCTCCCTATTTTCGCCTTGGTTTCCGCAGGGATCATTGGTGGTGTTGATGACATCATGAATGTGATGGGAAAGGGCTCCAATGGTGGTGGGCTGCGCCTGAAGCATAAGTTCTGGGTCTATGCTGCCGTTGCTGCCGTTGGTGCCTGGTGGTTCTACAGTAAATTAGGTTTTAGCAGCGTAGGTATCCCTGGTATCGGCAACTTTGATATTGGGCTTTGGTACATCCCACTCTTTATCGGGACCGTCATTTTTGTGGCATTCAGCATGAACCAAACCGATGGCTTGGATGGCTTGGCGGGAGGTGTATCTCTCCTAGCTTTCTTTGTCTTCCTCTTCATTGCATTGGTCCAGGGAAAGGTCCACTTGGCCGTTTTCTGCGCCACCATGCTGGGCTCGCTCCTTGCTTTCCTATGGTTTAACATTCACCCTGCCCGCTTTTTCATGGGGGATACGGGGAGTATGGCCCTGGGCATGACCCTGCCCATTTTGGCCTTCCTTACCAATAGCGTTGTGCTTCTGCCGTTTATCTTGCTTATCCCGCTCTTGGAAGGGCTTTCTACCGTAATCCAAATTACCTCCAAAAGGCTCTTTAAGCGGAAAGTCTTCTTAGTGGCACCCATCCATCACCATTTTGAAGCAATCGGCTGGCCTGAGGCCCGCGTGACCATGCGTTTTTGGGTCATAGCCGCCGTTGGTTGTGCTGCAGGCCTCATGTTAGCCCTTGTCCAATGAATGGGACGAGTGCGCTGCAGGCGCTCCGCGGGAAGAGAATTGGTGTCCTGGGGTACGGCGTAAACCATCACCACCTGGTGCCATGGCTTACCCGCCAGGGCTTTTCGGTGACCGTGCGTGACAAGAACGAAAAGGTTACTTCGGAAATAGAGGGGGTCACGTGGGATATCCGCGCGGACATTCTTTCTGATCTTGATCAGTTCGATGTCATTTTCAGAAGCCCCTCCATTCCCTACTACGACGCCGCAATCCAGAAAGCCGTACAGAAGGGTATTGTCATTACCTCCCAAACGAAGCTTTTTTTCCAGCTGGCTCCGTGTGAGATTATTGGGGTGACTGGTTCAAAGGGTAAGGGGACAACGGCTACGCTGCTTTCCCATATGCTGACTGCCGGGTATACCAAAGGGAAGACGTACTTGGCGGGCAACATTGGTGTGGACCCATTCTCGTTTGTAGATGATTTGGAGGAAGATGACCTGGTTGTGTTGGAGCTCTCAAGTTTTCAACTTACCGATATGCACATGAGCCCGCACGTGGCCATTGCCCTCCATGTTGTGCCTGAGCACCTCGAGCACCACAAGACTTTCTCCGCGTACCAAGCGGCTAAGGTAAACATCTTGGCGCACCAGCGCCCCACAGACCTGGCGATTGTGAATGGGGAATATGCAGATATGGCCCCCTTCTTTGCTGCCGTGCAGGGACGGGTACTTAGGTATACCCGCCATATCCCTCAGCGCGAAGCGGCATGGGTAGAGAACCTGGATGGCCAGGAGGTTATTTTCGTACAGCAGGGCAACGGCTTGGAATCCATCGACATTACGGGTCGTGTCCTCTTGGGTGACCACAACCTGGAGAACATCCTTCCCGCTACCCTTGCCGCTCTGCACTATGGGGTTTCACCTGCCCGGATTGCTGAAAAAGTAGTTGCGTTTAAGGGGTTGGAGCATCGCCTTTCCTTGGTGGGAACATACAACGGCGTTTCGTTTTATGATGACAGCATTGCTACCACGCCAGAGTCTGCCGTGGTTGCCATGGAAGCTTTCCCAGGGAGGCGTATCCACGCCTTGCTAGGTGGTAAGACCGAGGGGCAGCCCCTTGATGCCGTGGTGCGTGCGGCTTTGGAGCGTTGCGCTACTGTTAGCCTTATTCCAGGTAAGGATACGCCGGCGTTAGAGAAATTATTCCGTAAGACCGCCAAACAGCGCCGTGACTGTGAGTGCCTACTGCTTACTGGGGCAAAGGAGCCTATAATGGAGACGATCCTTTCCGGCATCCATCCTCACCTTAAACCCGGGGATGTTGTACTCCTCTCTCCTGCTACCAAAAGTTTCGACTTTTTTAAGGATTACAAAGACAGGGGGGAACAGTTTGTGAAAGCAGTGCGCAACCGTTACGAACCATAATCATGACAACCACTGCCTTGCGGCGGAAGCGTGCCGATATCACCATTATCATTACCGTCATTGCGATGACGCTTTTTGGTATCGTCATGATTTACTCTGCCTCAGTCATCTTGGGTCATGAGATTTTCCGTGATGGCCAGCTCTTCTTTAAGAAGCAAATTCTTTCCGCACTTATTGGCGTGACTGCCATGGTGGTGATGGCCAACATCGACTACCGCATTTGGCAGAAGTACGCGGCATGGATGCTTGGCATCACCCTTGTACTGCTCTTGAGTGTGTTTTTCCTCTCACGGGGAGAAATCAACGGCGCACACCGTTGGGTTGATATTGGGCCTCTCAGCTTTCAGCCTTCTGAGTTGGGAAAGCTGACATTCCTCATGTATGTGTCAGCGTGGTTGGCGAGGCGCCAGGAACAAATGCATGACATAGTTGGCACTTTCCTGCCTTTTGCTGCCGTCCTTACCATCATCTCTTTCCTGCTTCTTAAGCAGCCCGACTTTGGCACGCTGGCCGTTTTCTTTGCGGCTGCAGTATCCATTTACCTCGTGGCTGGGATGACCTGGCAGCAGTTTGTCTTGGGCTCGAGTGGTGTCTGTCTGGCGCTCCTGGCAATTCTGTCCGAGCCGTACCGCCGTGCCCGCATTACCACCTTCCTTAACCCTACTTCTGACACGAGCGGTATTAGTTGGCATGTGAATAACATTGCCATTGCCATTGGTTCAGGTGGATGGTTTGGCCTGGGCTTTGGGGCAAGTGGCCAGAAGCGGCTTTTCCTTCCTGAACCACACACAGACTCTATTTTTGCGGTCATTACGGAGGAGCTTGGCTTTATGGTTGGCGCCCTAGTAGTGGTGGCTTTCATCTTTTTGGCCTACCGCGGCTTTAGGATTGCGCTGCGTTCCCAAGATGTGTTTGGGCGCCTGCTTGCAGTGGGCATTACCAGTTGGTTTGCTTTCCAAGCCTTTTTGAACCTAGGATCCATGGCGCACTTGGTGCCATTGGTGGGTGTGCCGCTTCCGTTCATTAGCTATGGTGGAACCAACCTCATCATCTCCTTGGCGGCTATTGGCGTGCTTCTTAATATCTCCCGTCAGGGGAGTGATGAACCTGTAAAGAACGAGGCGCCAGAGCGGCGGAATTCAGCGGTAGACCGGCGTGCTGAAGCCCGTCGTACTGCTGACCGGCGGAGGGCGGCGTGAAACCTGAGAAGGAGCGCCACATTCTCTTTGTCGGCGGGGGAACAGGCGGGCATATTGCGCCGCTTTTGGCAGTCTTAGGGGCGGTACATGACACTGCCGAGCGGAAAGAGTATCCGGTAAAACTGAGCTACGTAGGTTTGCCTACAGACCTGGAGTCACCTTTAGTCAAAGGGTCAAAGCTTCCTTTTGCCAAGCACATGGTGCATTCCGGAAAACTGCACCGGCACATGACGCTTAACCACTTCTCCCAGGTAAAGGGGCTGATGGCAGGCTTGAGAGAGGCGCGAATCCTCCTTAAGAAGCTAAAACCAGACGTGGTGTTTGCCAAGGGTGGCGGCAGTACTATCCCTGTTGCCTTGGCGGCCGCCCGCATGCGCATCCCTATTGTCTGTCATGAGTCCGATGCAAATCCCGGCCTTGCCATACGGTTCATTGCCAAGTTTGCTAAAGTGGTTTGTACCGCATACCCCGCCAAGGTGTACACGCAGCTCCCTCGCCGCCGGATAGTCCATACGGGGCAGCCGGTGCGTGACATCTTTTATATTCAGGCAAAGACTTTGCCGAATATTGAGGGGGAGGTGCTGGACCCTAAAAAGCCTCTTATTTCCGTGGTGTGTGGCAGTCAAGGTTCACGGCGGGTCAACCAGTTGGTGAGTGAAGTTTGGGAAAAGCTTTTGGATGATTTCCAAGTAGTCCATGTGACAGGCCCTCACGAGCATGCGTTGTATACGGAAAAGCGGAAACAGCTTTCCAAGTTCCAGAGGTCGAGGCTGCACGTTGTTTCTTTCTTGACCGATGAGCTGCCAGCGCTGTACCAAAAAAGCGCGGTAGTTATTAGTCGCTCAGGAGGAAGCATTGCGGAGTTGGCTGCTTCACGTGCCTGCTCTATCTTGATCCCGCTTTCCACAGCTGCCCAAAACCATCAGTGGGCAAACGCCCGTGTCGTAGTAGGGGCGGGTGCAGCCGTGGCGTTGGATGAGACAACTGCTACTCCCCAGGAATTAGAGAAGCTAATTCGGGAGCTCATGAGTGACGAGCGGGAGCAGACTGGCTTACGCGCCGCCATTGGCCACTTTGACTATCCCGATGCCGCCCTGCGCATGGCGGATCTGCTTCTCGACGCCTAACGTTTGCTTTAGGATACATATATGACACGGCATCTCTACATTATTGGCATCGGCGGGGTCGGCACCATTTGGATTGCCGACTATGCCTTAAAGCAGGGCTGGAAGGTGTCCGGTAGTGATGTCCAGGAAACTGCGGAAGTAACCCGGCTTCGTGAGGCTGGTGCAGACATCCATATTGGCTCAAACCCCAGCGCTATCCCTGCAGATGTAACCGAGGGAGTAATGACCTCTGCTGCTACTCCTACCTCGCCAAGTTATCCGGAATTTGAGGAGCTTGTCCGACGTGGGGTTCCTGTTGTGAAGCGTGCCCAGTGGATTGGGAAGCTGACCCGCCAGTACCACACCATCTCTGTCTGTGGTGCACACGGGAAAACTACTACTACCGCGATGATTGGGTGGATCCTTGCC
This genomic interval from Verrucomicrobiia bacterium contains the following:
- a CDS encoding Mur ligase family protein, which encodes MRAIVRQFVLSVMWGAVKRRFKAENPYVIAVTGSVGKTSTKEAIATMLEAAGKPVVKTIANLATDTGIPLSLLGFGEKVRGGSAWIKVIIRSLTAMFPAPAAKPYWVLEYSSDKPGDLAFLGKRVPVDVVVVTSGGPVHMEYYKTQEAVVAELADLLNYRRSGGYVVINGDDPFLKEATWPEETVTFGVAGLTKNQAKVDIRGKVTNLTPKGMSCEFSSDTKVSAESLIRNTQGVLEATVAVVGKQQLAPLVAAVAIGAKEGLMPNDLKKGVEAYQVPAGRGRLIAGIKDVTIVDDSANASPEAAVAGVAMLRPWAQGRRTVAILGTMNEMGEVAVEAHQEVAAAAAKSVDFFVALGQFADEMVDAAKKAGMPGHHVLGFDTPEKLFTHLDQIVERNDIIYVKASQNGMRLERLVKRLMAKPDTAAELLVRQSNAWKE
- a CDS encoding phospho-N-acetylmuramoyl-pentapeptide-transferase, with the translated sequence MAVLTIPTQDLKETVLFVVASFVIAILVAPILTNFLYKNRLGKRLRQHGADGKAAPIFSKLHESKAGTPVMGGLLFWVTTAVLTALFHLDRGQTWLPIFALVSAGIIGGVDDIMNVMGKGSNGGGLRLKHKFWVYAAVAAVGAWWFYSKLGFSSVGIPGIGNFDIGLWYIPLFIGTVIFVAFSMNQTDGLDGLAGGVSLLAFFVFLFIALVQGKVHLAVFCATMLGSLLAFLWFNIHPARFFMGDTGSMALGMTLPILAFLTNSVVLLPFILLIPLLEGLSTVIQITSKRLFKRKVFLVAPIHHHFEAIGWPEARVTMRFWVIAAVGCAAGLMLALVQ
- the murD gene encoding UDP-N-acetylmuramoyl-L-alanine--D-glutamate ligase, coding for MNGTSALQALRGKRIGVLGYGVNHHHLVPWLTRQGFSVTVRDKNEKVTSEIEGVTWDIRADILSDLDQFDVIFRSPSIPYYDAAIQKAVQKGIVITSQTKLFFQLAPCEIIGVTGSKGKGTTATLLSHMLTAGYTKGKTYLAGNIGVDPFSFVDDLEEDDLVVLELSSFQLTDMHMSPHVAIALHVVPEHLEHHKTFSAYQAAKVNILAHQRPTDLAIVNGEYADMAPFFAAVQGRVLRYTRHIPQREAAWVENLDGQEVIFVQQGNGLESIDITGRVLLGDHNLENILPATLAALHYGVSPARIAEKVVAFKGLEHRLSLVGTYNGVSFYDDSIATTPESAVVAMEAFPGRRIHALLGGKTEGQPLDAVVRAALERCATVSLIPGKDTPALEKLFRKTAKQRRDCECLLLTGAKEPIMETILSGIHPHLKPGDVVLLSPATKSFDFFKDYKDRGEQFVKAVRNRYEP
- the ftsW gene encoding putative lipid II flippase FtsW, giving the protein MTTTALRRKRADITIIITVIAMTLFGIVMIYSASVILGHEIFRDGQLFFKKQILSALIGVTAMVVMANIDYRIWQKYAAWMLGITLVLLLSVFFLSRGEINGAHRWVDIGPLSFQPSELGKLTFLMYVSAWLARRQEQMHDIVGTFLPFAAVLTIISFLLLKQPDFGTLAVFFAAAVSIYLVAGMTWQQFVLGSSGVCLALLAILSEPYRRARITTFLNPTSDTSGISWHVNNIAIAIGSGGWFGLGFGASGQKRLFLPEPHTDSIFAVITEELGFMVGALVVVAFIFLAYRGFRIALRSQDVFGRLLAVGITSWFAFQAFLNLGSMAHLVPLVGVPLPFISYGGTNLIISLAAIGVLLNISRQGSDEPVKNEAPERRNSAVDRRAEARRTADRRRAA
- a CDS encoding UDP-N-acetylglucosamine--N-acetylmuramyl-(pentapeptide) pyrophosphoryl-undecaprenol N-acetylglucosamine transferase; the encoded protein is MKPEKERHILFVGGGTGGHIAPLLAVLGAVHDTAERKEYPVKLSYVGLPTDLESPLVKGSKLPFAKHMVHSGKLHRHMTLNHFSQVKGLMAGLREARILLKKLKPDVVFAKGGGSTIPVALAAARMRIPIVCHESDANPGLAIRFIAKFAKVVCTAYPAKVYTQLPRRRIVHTGQPVRDIFYIQAKTLPNIEGEVLDPKKPLISVVCGSQGSRRVNQLVSEVWEKLLDDFQVVHVTGPHEHALYTEKRKQLSKFQRSRLHVVSFLTDELPALYQKSAVVISRSGGSIAELAASRACSILIPLSTAAQNHQWANARVVVGAGAAVALDETTATPQELEKLIRELMSDEREQTGLRAAIGHFDYPDAALRMADLLLDA